Proteins encoded together in one Ipomoea triloba cultivar NCNSP0323 chromosome 4, ASM357664v1 window:
- the LOC116016170 gene encoding uncharacterized protein LOC116016170 → MNGGGFGFSGFSSINGGFGRLSNDKGFGFSNYNVNSSSIMEFPSSLPRVSFSDQNQPMKSSLPRVSASDQEQPRTSFLPRFSLSDQEQPGSSSSSSSDDDDDEQETPSPEKKKRRRRRRRKLEWHPVKSEAEFCPDAIAEYLNTPLSKRRKSVKLSLRVKKHLLYIGWEVRFGHTQTGARMCYISPDGKTYMSLTQVCSDITDSLPAIEPPLMANPQECKELAVYVPPPQADSQAISDYISFCDRKISSDSREKTEAKVKSKEHLLSSGWEFFYAHKKNKRELRYKAPCGKVFYSLLTACKWFAEANGDYLPREDSESRGVTDQSETDNVEVLGTVSQMGKPGFLESRSSSITAQDVEDSDQSGMLVKDSHQSRMLVKESDQSRMLVKDSEESRMLVKDSDQSRMLVKDSDLPIKQRLSFSTKRNILSGLIDSNVVLPWAKVQYRKKDGCVLKDGMITREGILCNCCQQVYGLSNFEAHANSTYHRPSSYIFLEDGRSLFDCQMEMKSKSDVKVPKTKGCNKQRSPKLPTIHDDICSICLDYGELLLCDGCPSSFHASCLGLKELPPGDWFCPSCCCGICHTNQFDRNKNQISDKTIMLGVSKATVSLNWTAFLKGNGSATTDVSSLCHIFERQGVGLGPSATGPDNLHSHLVLDLIFLGLRRVLGKRVPLGYNDLSWTLLKATKQNDSKENHGRLRAALGVMHECFASLEESGTNRDLVEDIIFSQWSDLNRLNFQGFYTAILERNDEIVTVATLRVHGEKVAEIPLIATLFKHRKLGMCRALMNQLEKVCTFNSVLPSFPLPFFSRFDCHEDLLLLVVQKLVELGVQRLVLPALPDAMNTWTGSFGFSVMSKTERQDFLDNTFLNFNGTIMCQKPLLLQSQSLRAEEDDVDGNNIPPASEAFLPDEEIELSGLFYLQQQGGFFSDFDEVKGDI, encoded by the exons ATGAACGGAGGCGGGTTTGGTTTTAGCGGATTTAGTAGTATAAATGGGGGATTTGGAAGATTATCTAATGATAAGGGTTTTGGGTTCAGTAATTATAACGTGAACAGTTCTTCAATTATGGAGTTTCCTTCTTCTCTGCCAAGAGTTTCTTTTTCTGACCAAAATCAACCCATGAAGTCTTCCCTGCCAAGAGTTTCTGCTTCTGATCAAGAACAACCCAGAACTTCTTTCCTGCCAAGATTTTCTCTTTCTGACCAAGAACAACCCGggagttcttcttcttcttcttctgatgatgatgatgatgagcaaGAAACACCTTCTcccgagaagaagaagaggaggaggagaagaaggaggAAATTGGAGTGGCATCCGGTGAAATCCGAAGCAGAGTTTTGCCCAGACGCCATTGCTGAGTACCTCAACACGCCATTGTCAAAGCGGAGGAAATCTGTCAAGTTGAGTTTGAGGGTAAAGAAGCATCTTTTGTATATTGGCTGGGAAGTTCGCTTTGGGCATACTCAAACTGGAGCAAGAATGTGCTACATTTCGCCCGATGGGAAAACTTATATGTCTCTCACCCAAGTTTGCTCTGATATTACAGATTCTCTCCCTGCTATTGAGCCGCCATTAATGGCGAACCCACAAGAATGCAAGGAGTTAGCAGTGTATGTGCCTCCTCCTCAAGCGGATTCTCAAGCCATTTCTGACTATATATCTTTCTGCGACCGGAAAATCTCTTCTGATTCCAGAGAAAAAACAGAGGCCAAAGTTAAATCCAAGGAGCATTTACTCAGCAGTGGATGGGAATTCTTTTATGCCCACAAGAAAAACAAGAGAGAACTCCGCTATAAAGCTCCCTGTGGGAAAGTGTTTTACTCCCTTCTTACAGCCTGCAAATGGTTTGCAGAAGCCAATGGAGATTATCTTCCCAGAGAAGACAGTGAATCTAGAGGTGTTACTGATCAATCTGAAACTGATAATGTTGAGGTTCTTGGTACTGTTAGTCAGATGGGAAAGCCTGGATTTCTTGAATCCAGGAGTAGTTCAATTACTGCCCAGGATGTTGAAGATTCTGATCAGTCAGGAATGCTGGTTAAAGATTCTCATCAATCAAGAATGCTGGTTAAAGAGTCTGATCAGTCAAGAATGTTGGTTAAAGATTCTGAGGAATCAAGAATGCTGGTTAAAGATTCTGATCAATCAAGAATGCTGGTTAAAGATTCTGATCTGCCAATAAAGCAAAGACTGTCTTTCTCGACGAAACGAAATATTCTGTCAGGTTTGATAGACAGTAATGTGGTTCTGCCTTGGGCAAAGGTGCAGTACCGAAAGAAGGATGGGTGTGTATTGAAAGATGGGATGATCACTCGAGAAGGGATACTATGCAATTGCTGCCAGCAAGTTTATGGGCTTAGTAACTTTGAAGCTCATGCAAATAGCACATATCACAGGCCTTCTTCATATATATTCTTGGAAGATGGCAGGTCGTTGTTCGACTGCCAAATGGAGATGAAAAGCAAAAGTGATGTGAAAGTCCCCAAAACAAAGGGCTGCAACAAGCAGAGGAGTCCTAAGTTGCCAACCATACATGATGACATATGTTCTATCTGTCTGGATTATGGTGAATTGCTTCTGTGTGATGGGTGCCCCTCTTCATTTCATGCTAGTTGCCTTGGTCTAAAG GAGTTACCACCTGGGGATTGGTTTTGCCCTTCATGCTGTTGTGGAATCTGTCACACAAACCAATTTGATAGAAACAAAAACCAAATCTCAGATAAGACT ATCATGTTGGGTGTCTCAAAAGCAACTGTCTCCTTAAACTGGACTGCTTTCCTGAAAGGGAATGGTTCTGCAACTACAGATGTGAGCAG CCTctgccacattttcgagaggcaaggtgttggacttggcccttcagccACTGGACCCGACAATCTCCATAGCCACCTAGTGCTGGACTTG ATATTTTTGGGTCTTCGTCGGGTTCTGGGAAAACGAGTTCCACTAGGATATAATGACCTTTCTTGGACATTGTTGAAGGCCACAAAGCAAAATGATTCGAAAGAGAATCATGGCAGGCTTAGGGCGGCGCTTGGTGTGATGCATGAGTGCTTTGCATCTCTTGAGGAAAGTGGAACCAACAGGGATCTTGTGGAAGatataatttttagtcaatg GTCTGATCTGAACCGTTTGAATTTTCAAGGATTCTACACTGCAATCTTGGAGAGGAATGATGAAATTGTAACAGTGGCTACATTAAG GGTTCATGGAGAAAAAGTGGCTGAGATCCCACTTATTGCCACACTGTTTAAACACAGGAAACTGGGAATGTGTCGCGCCCTGATGAATCAGCTAGAGAAGGTATGCACATTCAATTCTGTCCTGCCGTCGTTTCCATTGCCATTTTTCTCGAGATTCGATTGTCATGAAGATCTTCTGCTTCTTGTTGTGCAGAAACTTGTAGAACTGGGAGTGCAGAGGCTAGTTCTGCCTGCACTTCCGGATGCAATGAACACATGGACTGGCTCGTTCGGGTTCTCAGTGATGAGCAAAACCGAGAGACAGGACTTCCTAGACAACACATTCCTCAACTTCAATGGCACAATCATGTGCCAGAAGCCGCTGCTGCTGCAATCGCAAA GTCTTCGTGCAGAAGAAGACGACGTGGATGGTAATAACATCCCACCAGCTTCTGAAGCATTCCTGCCTGATGAAGAAATTGAACTTTCTGGTCTTTTTTATCTACAACAACAGGGGGGTTTCTTTAGTGATTTTGATGAGGTGAAAGGTGACATTTAG